Proteins from one Mycobacterium adipatum genomic window:
- a CDS encoding TnsA-like heteromeric transposase endonuclease subunit — MVLYQDPKTGQRVRTRLTPEVSRVSFELCRPIRSFPAYRGRRSHQGKYWFSRSQGHVSFESRFEMTALMTVDFRGEAIAVSSNPFWLLWPKGQTHHRHAPDFFIRRRDGSALVVDVKPADRLREKDRLQHQRTRDVCRELDWEYEEFTTIDKTAERNLRLLCAYHHPRFAPSAEARSAIAICVKRSGRNGVQFGQLIDNASDGAELDENHLICSTYHMIWNREIHVDLARPLTWTTVITS, encoded by the coding sequence ATGGTGCTTTATCAAGATCCGAAGACCGGGCAGCGGGTGCGGACCCGTCTCACACCTGAGGTTTCGCGTGTGTCATTTGAGCTATGCAGGCCTATCCGGAGTTTCCCGGCTTACCGGGGTCGCCGTTCCCATCAAGGCAAGTACTGGTTCTCGCGTTCACAAGGCCATGTCAGCTTTGAGTCGCGGTTCGAGATGACTGCCCTGATGACGGTCGACTTTCGGGGCGAGGCAATCGCGGTCAGCTCCAATCCGTTTTGGCTGCTGTGGCCGAAGGGCCAGACGCACCACCGGCACGCCCCGGACTTTTTCATCCGAAGACGCGACGGATCGGCTCTCGTTGTCGACGTCAAGCCGGCAGATCGTCTCCGCGAGAAGGATCGGCTCCAGCATCAACGCACGCGCGATGTATGTCGCGAGTTGGACTGGGAGTACGAGGAATTCACTACGATAGACAAGACTGCAGAACGCAACCTACGTCTGCTATGCGCCTACCACCATCCGCGGTTCGCGCCGTCAGCAGAAGCACGATCCGCTATCGCGATCTGCGTGAAGCGATCGGGGCGCAACGGCGTGCAGTTCGGCCAGCTGATCGACAACGCCTCGGACGGTGCTGAACTCGACGAGAACCATCTCATCTGCAGCACGTACCACATGATCTGGAACCGAGAGATTCACGTCGACCTGGCCCGCCCGCTGACCTGGACCACGGTGATCACCTCATGA